The Ensifer adhaerens genome contains a region encoding:
- a CDS encoding sensor domain-containing diguanylate cyclase, whose amino-acid sequence MPNANLILFVGEALVYVTAMIGLLHLRARLGLGVFVAALGVMHFIETYLAAVFYVQLPFGVISPGSAVLFSGKLMMILLLYVKEDAATVRQPIYGLLAGNFLTVALSLLLRQHDTVSIVAERSADLAFIDEMGWLMVWGTTILYFDALMIILLYERLGRWLRHFVTVRFLICGFVVLTFDQAAFYAALRWWNGAPAEVFWGGWMAKMLAAPFYAIAVGLYLNLSRHPSLAMSDRPLGDIFNTLTFRERYEDLLSRSGQDTLTGSLDRSRFEAEAPAMLRAASAENAAVTLMIIDVDHFKGVNDRFGHLEGDRVLQRLVETVKSKLRPVDRLFRYGGEEFVILCPAMMHADALRRAEEIRIAISDQIATPDGRSVTASIGLSSTPADGVSVEDLLAQADLRLYAAKGRGRNCVVGR is encoded by the coding sequence ATGCCAAACGCCAACCTTATTCTCTTCGTCGGCGAGGCACTGGTCTACGTCACGGCGATGATCGGGCTTTTGCACCTTCGTGCCCGGTTGGGTCTCGGGGTCTTTGTCGCGGCCCTCGGCGTCATGCACTTCATCGAGACCTATCTTGCCGCGGTCTTTTATGTGCAACTGCCGTTCGGCGTGATTTCGCCCGGATCGGCCGTGCTGTTCTCCGGTAAGCTGATGATGATCCTCCTCCTCTATGTGAAGGAGGACGCAGCAACGGTGCGCCAGCCGATCTATGGTCTGCTCGCCGGCAATTTCCTGACGGTGGCGCTCAGCCTTCTGTTGCGGCAGCACGATACGGTGTCGATCGTCGCGGAGCGCTCCGCCGACCTCGCCTTCATCGACGAGATGGGGTGGCTGATGGTCTGGGGAACGACGATCCTCTACTTCGATGCGCTGATGATCATCCTGCTCTACGAGCGCCTCGGGCGGTGGTTGCGTCACTTCGTGACCGTCCGTTTCCTCATCTGCGGTTTCGTGGTGCTCACCTTCGATCAGGCCGCCTTCTATGCGGCGCTGCGTTGGTGGAACGGCGCGCCGGCCGAGGTCTTCTGGGGCGGCTGGATGGCGAAAATGCTGGCAGCACCCTTCTATGCCATTGCCGTCGGCCTTTATCTCAACCTCTCGCGCCACCCGTCGCTTGCCATGTCGGACCGGCCGCTTGGCGACATCTTCAACACGCTGACCTTCCGTGAGCGCTACGAGGACCTCTTGTCGCGCTCCGGGCAGGACACGCTGACGGGCTCGCTCGACCGCAGCCGGTTCGAGGCCGAGGCACCGGCAATGCTGCGCGCCGCGAGCGCCGAAAACGCAGCCGTGACGCTGATGATCATCGACGTCGACCACTTCAAGGGTGTGAACGATCGATTTGGCCACCTGGAAGGGGACCGTGTGTTGCAGCGTCTGGTGGAAACGGTGAAGTCGAAATTGCGCCCGGTCGACCGGCTGTTTCGCTATGGCGGCGAGGAATTCGTGATCCTGTGTCCGGCAATGATGCATGCCGATGCGCTGCGCCGCGCCGAGGAGATCCGGATTGCGATCTCAGATCAGATTGCGACGCCGGACGGTCGCTCGGTTACGGCGAGTATCGGGCTTTCTTCGACGCCTGCCGATGGGGTCTCTGTCGAGGATTTACTGGCGCAGGCCGATCTGAGGCTCTACGCCGCCAAGGGACGCGGCCGCAATTGCGTCGTCGGCCGATAG
- a CDS encoding GNAT family N-acetyltransferase, whose protein sequence is MRPPKLASLTAHVTELEMTAPPKQSLPMPVNIQTAILRVSDIPLGYYRFLYLRVGRRWHWTERLRMSDEDLAALLGDKRRSVTVLYVNGAPAGFFELHQGDDDVVELVHFGLMEHALGLGLGKWFLLQTLFAAWALNPSKLKVTTNNLDHPRALQLYQQFGFSPVATREATVEPLTDAELLSLVKNL, encoded by the coding sequence ATGCGCCCTCCGAAGCTCGCCTCACTGACGGCGCACGTCACCGAACTCGAAATGACCGCTCCGCCGAAGCAGAGCCTGCCGATGCCGGTCAATATCCAGACGGCGATCCTGCGCGTCTCCGACATTCCGCTCGGCTACTATCGGTTTCTCTATCTGCGCGTCGGACGTCGCTGGCACTGGACCGAACGGCTGCGGATGAGCGACGAGGATCTGGCAGCACTGCTTGGCGACAAGCGGAGGAGCGTGACGGTTCTTTACGTCAACGGCGCGCCGGCCGGATTCTTCGAACTGCATCAGGGCGACGACGATGTGGTCGAACTTGTGCATTTCGGGCTGATGGAACACGCACTCGGCCTCGGGCTCGGCAAATGGTTCCTGCTGCAGACGCTGTTTGCCGCCTGGGCGCTGAATCCGAGCAAGCTGAAGGTGACCACCAACAACCTCGACCATCCCCGCGCGCTGCAGCTCTATCAGCAATTCGGCTTCTCGCCAGTCGCGACCCGCGAGGCCACGGTCGAGCCTTTGACCGATGCCGAGCTTCTGAGCCTGGTGAAAAACCTCTGA
- a CDS encoding HlyU family transcriptional regulator — protein MASFFSKLFGRSGNSEDQAQAAPGKSEAYADCTIRATPMREGSQFRLAGNIEKVSAEGGAKVRSFIRADLFASEQDAIDAALRKGRQIIDQTGPSLFSDDASSRQV, from the coding sequence ATGGCATCGTTTTTCTCGAAATTGTTCGGCCGTTCCGGCAACTCCGAAGACCAGGCGCAGGCAGCACCGGGGAAATCCGAGGCCTATGCGGATTGCACCATCCGTGCGACGCCGATGCGCGAGGGCTCGCAGTTCCGTCTGGCGGGCAACATCGAGAAGGTCTCGGCCGAAGGCGGCGCCAAGGTTCGCAGCTTCATCCGTGCCGATCTCTTCGCGTCCGAGCAGGACGCGATCGACGCGGCGCTGCGCAAGGGGCGCCAGATCATCGACCAGACCGGCCCGTCGCTGTTTTCCGACGACGCCTCGTCGCGCCAGGTCTGA
- a CDS encoding alanyl-tRNA editing protein produces the protein MTRTVTALFRDDFYLSTCEASVTGILEDGGIELDQTCFYATSGGQPGDTGFLERADGSRIDIAVARHGETKDIIIHVPAEGQPAPEIGEKLVLHIDWPRRYRLMRMHTACHLLSVVCPFPITGASVGEDESRVDFDMNETIDRDEVTTALMKLVDENHPVYVQWITDDELAANPGIVKSKNVRPPIGLGRVSLVCIGENSAVDSQPCGGTHVSETQEVGAIHIAKIEKKGKENRRFRIRFGTAEDRASV, from the coding sequence ATGACCAGGACCGTGACTGCCCTCTTCCGTGACGACTTCTACCTCTCGACATGTGAGGCCAGCGTCACCGGAATCCTCGAAGATGGCGGGATCGAGCTTGATCAGACCTGCTTCTATGCCACCTCCGGCGGCCAGCCTGGCGACACGGGTTTTCTGGAGCGCGCCGATGGCAGCCGCATCGACATCGCGGTCGCCCGCCATGGGGAGACCAAGGATATCATCATCCATGTGCCGGCCGAGGGCCAGCCGGCGCCCGAGATCGGCGAGAAGCTGGTTCTGCACATCGACTGGCCGCGCCGCTACCGGCTGATGCGCATGCACACGGCCTGCCATCTGCTTTCGGTCGTCTGCCCCTTCCCGATCACCGGAGCGTCGGTCGGCGAGGACGAGAGCCGTGTCGATTTCGACATGAACGAGACGATCGACCGGGACGAGGTCACAACAGCGCTGATGAAGCTCGTCGACGAAAACCACCCCGTTTACGTTCAGTGGATTACCGACGACGAGTTGGCCGCCAACCCCGGCATCGTCAAGTCGAAGAATGTTCGCCCGCCGATCGGCCTGGGGCGCGTCAGCCTTGTCTGCATCGGCGAGAACTCGGCGGTCGACAGCCAGCCCTGCGGCGGTACGCATGTGTCGGAGACGCAGGAAGTCGGCGCCATCCACATCGCCAAGATCGAGAAAAAGGGTAAGGAGAACCGCCGGTTCCGTATCCGCTTCGGCACCGCCGAAGACCGCGCATCAGTTTGA
- a CDS encoding Lrp/AsnC family transcriptional regulator, whose product MSELDAIDHAILRILQQNGRISNADLAAKVGLSPSACSRRVDILEKSGTIAGYHARIAHKALDYQIMVIVHISLSGQFAKTLAEFEAAVKLCPNVLVCYLMSGEYDYILRVAAKDLQDYERIHRDWLSALPHVVKINSSFSLREIIDRPNVGI is encoded by the coding sequence ATGAGCGAACTTGATGCCATCGATCATGCGATTCTGCGCATTCTTCAGCAGAACGGCCGGATCTCGAATGCCGACCTCGCAGCGAAGGTCGGACTCTCTCCGTCCGCCTGTTCTCGGCGCGTCGACATCCTGGAAAAATCGGGAACGATCGCCGGCTATCATGCGCGGATCGCCCATAAGGCGCTCGACTACCAGATCATGGTCATCGTGCATATTTCGCTCTCGGGGCAGTTCGCAAAGACGCTCGCCGAATTCGAGGCAGCGGTAAAGCTCTGTCCGAACGTGCTTGTCTGCTACCTGATGTCGGGAGAATATGACTACATCCTGCGGGTCGCGGCCAAGGATCTGCAAGACTACGAACGCATTCACCGTGACTGGCTTTCGGCCTTGCCCCATGTGGTGAAGATCAATTCCAGCTTCTCGCTGCGCGAAATCATCGATCGGCCGAATGTCGGCATCTGA
- the ald gene encoding alanine dehydrogenase has translation MRVGCPKEIKNHEYRVGLTPGSVREYVAHGHEVIVETKAGAGIGADDDAYRAAGAKIVATAKDVFEKSDMIVKVKEPQPSEWAQLREGQILYTYLHLAPDPEQTKGLLNSGVTAIAYETVTDDRGGLPLLAPMSEVAGRLAIQAGATSLQKANGGRGILLGGVPGVLPAKVTVIGGGVVGLHAARMAAGLGADVSIIDRSIPRLRQLDDLFAGRVHTRYSTIDALEEEVFSADLVIGAVLIPGAAAPKLVTREMLTGMKKGAVIVDVAIDQGGCFETSHATTHSDPTYEVDGIVHYCVANMPGAVPVTSAHALNNATLHYGLQLADKGLKAIAEDRHLRAGLNVHRGRVTNAPVAEALGYDAYAPEAVLNVA, from the coding sequence ATGCGTGTCGGTTGCCCGAAGGAAATCAAAAACCATGAATATCGTGTCGGCCTGACGCCCGGCTCGGTGCGTGAATATGTTGCCCATGGCCACGAGGTAATCGTGGAGACCAAGGCCGGGGCAGGGATCGGCGCGGACGACGATGCGTACCGTGCCGCTGGCGCGAAAATCGTCGCGACGGCGAAGGACGTGTTCGAAAAGTCGGACATGATCGTCAAGGTCAAGGAGCCGCAGCCCTCCGAATGGGCGCAACTGCGCGAAGGCCAAATTCTCTATACCTATCTGCATCTTGCGCCCGATCCGGAACAGACCAAGGGCCTGTTGAATTCCGGCGTCACGGCGATTGCCTATGAAACCGTCACCGACGATCGCGGCGGCCTTCCGCTGCTTGCGCCGATGTCGGAAGTTGCCGGGCGCTTGGCGATCCAGGCCGGTGCGACCTCGCTGCAAAAGGCCAATGGCGGCCGCGGCATCCTGCTCGGCGGCGTGCCGGGCGTGCTGCCGGCCAAGGTGACCGTCATCGGCGGCGGTGTCGTCGGCCTGCATGCCGCCCGCATGGCGGCGGGTCTTGGCGCTGACGTCAGCATCATCGATCGCTCGATCCCGCGTCTGCGCCAGCTCGACGATCTCTTTGCCGGCCGCGTGCACACGCGCTATTCGACCATTGACGCGCTGGAAGAGGAAGTGTTTTCAGCCGATCTTGTCATCGGCGCCGTGCTCATCCCGGGGGCAGCAGCACCAAAGCTTGTGACCCGCGAAATGCTGACCGGCATGAAGAAGGGGGCTGTCATCGTCGATGTCGCCATCGACCAGGGCGGCTGCTTCGAAACCTCGCATGCCACGACCCATTCCGATCCGACCTATGAAGTCGACGGCATCGTGCATTACTGCGTTGCGAACATGCCGGGTGCCGTGCCGGTGACCTCGGCGCATGCGCTCAACAACGCGACACTGCATTATGGTCTGCAACTCGCCGACAAGGGCCTGAAAGCGATTGCCGAAGACCGGCATCTGCGCGCCGGCCTCAACGTGCACCGCGGTCGCGTCACAAACGCACCCGTCGCTGAAGCACTCGGCTATGATGCCTATGCGCCGGAAGCGGTGCTGAACGTCGCCTGA
- the sseA gene encoding 3-mercaptopyruvate sulfurtransferase, which produces MTNNKSAFVVSADWLQERLGDPSIRILDASWYLPAQKRNPKVEYDAGHIPGAVFFDQDAIADHTSGLPHTLPSPEAFAEAVGTLGVSETDTIVVYDGPGIMTAPRVWWELRIMGAKNVYVLDGGMDGWNREGRPVSTDVPSPKPATFKPSFTPSAVTSLAGMKQIVADGAIQIADARGAPRFYGEEAEPRAGLRSGHMPGAHSLPSGVFSENGKLKDLESLRQTFAAAGVDLSKPVVTTCGSGVTAAIITLALQSLGHTDNTLYDGSWSEWGGRTDTAVVTGRE; this is translated from the coding sequence GTGACCAACAACAAGAGCGCCTTTGTCGTTTCCGCCGATTGGCTGCAGGAGCGCCTCGGCGATCCCTCGATCCGGATCCTCGACGCGTCGTGGTACCTGCCGGCACAGAAACGCAACCCGAAGGTGGAATACGACGCCGGCCACATTCCCGGTGCTGTCTTCTTCGACCAGGATGCCATTGCCGACCATACGAGCGGCCTGCCGCATACGCTGCCTTCGCCGGAAGCCTTTGCCGAAGCCGTCGGTACGCTTGGCGTCAGCGAGACGGATACGATCGTCGTCTATGACGGCCCGGGCATCATGACGGCGCCGCGCGTCTGGTGGGAACTGCGCATCATGGGTGCCAAGAATGTCTATGTGCTCGATGGCGGCATGGACGGCTGGAACCGGGAAGGCCGACCCGTCAGCACGGATGTGCCCTCGCCCAAGCCGGCCACGTTCAAGCCGAGCTTTACGCCCAGCGCCGTTACCTCCTTGGCCGGAATGAAGCAGATCGTCGCCGACGGCGCGATCCAGATCGCCGATGCCCGTGGCGCCCCGCGTTTTTATGGCGAGGAAGCCGAGCCGCGTGCCGGCCTTCGTTCCGGTCACATGCCCGGCGCCCACAGCCTTCCTTCAGGCGTCTTTTCGGAAAACGGGAAGCTCAAGGATCTTGAGAGCCTCCGCCAGACCTTCGCAGCGGCCGGCGTCGATCTTTCGAAGCCCGTGGTCACGACCTGCGGATCGGGCGTAACTGCCGCCATCATCACCCTGGCGCTACAGTCGCTCGGCCACACCGACAACACGCTCTATGACGGATCCTGGTCGGAATGGGGTGGCCGCACCGACACCGCCGTCGTCACAGGTCGCGAGTGA
- the ilvA gene encoding threonine ammonia-lyase translates to MKQDVETATEALREIFPPTPLQLNEHLSARYGANIYLKREDLSPVRSYKIRGAFNFFRKAIGAGASGKTFVCASAGNHAQGFAFVCRHFGVPGVVFMPVTTPQQKIDKTRMFGGEFITIKLVGDIFDQCYKAARDHVEAIGGVMVPPFDHADIIEGQASVAAEIAWQLPEEVVPDLVVLPVGGGGLAAGVTGYLKDKVAADHFIFCEPSGAPSLRESLETGSVVTLDQVDNFVDGAAVGRIGDLNFAALRRFSPDQVMLLSENAICQTIIDMLNVEGVVLEPAGALSISALEALGPETLAGKTVVAVVSGGNFDFERLPDVKERAMRHAGLKKYFILRMAQRPGALRDFLNLLGDEDDISRFEYLKKSARNFGSILIGIETKHAENFPVLKARFDAAGLRYQDITENEILSNLII, encoded by the coding sequence ATGAAGCAGGATGTCGAAACCGCAACCGAAGCCTTGCGGGAGATCTTCCCGCCGACGCCGCTGCAGCTCAACGAACATTTGAGCGCACGCTACGGTGCGAATATTTACCTGAAGCGCGAGGATCTTTCGCCGGTTCGCTCCTATAAGATCAGGGGCGCCTTCAACTTCTTCCGCAAGGCGATCGGTGCCGGCGCCTCGGGTAAGACCTTCGTCTGCGCCTCGGCCGGCAACCATGCCCAGGGCTTCGCCTTCGTCTGCCGCCATTTCGGCGTTCCGGGTGTCGTGTTCATGCCGGTGACGACGCCGCAGCAGAAGATCGACAAGACCAGGATGTTCGGCGGCGAGTTCATCACCATCAAGCTGGTCGGCGATATCTTCGACCAGTGCTACAAGGCTGCCCGCGACCACGTGGAGGCGATCGGTGGCGTCATGGTGCCGCCTTTCGACCACGCCGACATCATCGAGGGACAGGCAAGCGTCGCGGCGGAAATTGCCTGGCAACTGCCGGAAGAGGTGGTTCCGGATCTCGTCGTGCTGCCGGTTGGCGGTGGCGGTCTTGCCGCCGGCGTCACCGGCTACCTCAAGGATAAGGTTGCAGCCGATCACTTCATCTTCTGCGAGCCGTCGGGTGCGCCGAGCCTGCGCGAAAGCCTGGAAACCGGCAGCGTCGTGACCCTCGATCAGGTCGACAACTTCGTCGACGGTGCCGCGGTTGGGCGCATCGGCGACCTCAATTTCGCGGCACTTCGGCGTTTCTCGCCTGACCAGGTCATGTTGCTGTCGGAGAACGCGATCTGCCAGACGATCATCGACATGCTGAATGTCGAAGGCGTCGTGCTTGAGCCGGCTGGCGCTCTTTCGATCTCGGCGCTGGAAGCGCTGGGACCGGAGACGCTTGCGGGCAAGACGGTGGTCGCGGTCGTTTCCGGCGGCAACTTTGATTTCGAGCGCCTGCCTGACGTCAAGGAGCGGGCGATGCGCCACGCCGGCCTCAAGAAGTACTTCATCCTGCGCATGGCGCAGCGGCCGGGCGCGCTCCGCGACTTCCTCAACCTGCTCGGCGACGAGGACGACATCTCGCGCTTCGAATATCTGAAGAAGTCAGCGCGCAACTTCGGTTCCATCCTGATCGGCATCGAGACAAAACATGCCGAGAATTTCCCGGTGCTGAAGGCTCGCTTCGACGCCGCGGGGCTGCGCTACCAGGACATTACCGAGAACGAGATCCTTTCCAACCTCATCATCTGA
- a CDS encoding TrkH family potassium uptake protein encodes MNATLIRHAVHISAILGIYLACAMLVPAMVDLYYGHSDWQIFAASAFMVGGLSLATFMATRMGPPPFSKKFGFVLVNMLWAVFSVVGAIPLWLSSMKLDFAQALFESVSAITTTGATVIVGLDDAPPGLLLWRSLLCWLGGIGIVVLGLFIIPYLRVGGMSFFKMESSDTGDKPFARLASFSRAFLAIYVVITLLCTIGYFLTGMNRFDAINHAMSTVATGGFSTHDASFAYFGSIPLLWTATFFMALCSLPFSILIVLVARGRLDALRDPQIIVFLGYLSAFSIAVAVYHRLANGVEFHLALAHSFFNITSILSTSGYASQDYSLWGPFVVIAAFIATFMGGCSGSTAGGIKAYRFIVLFNAIRSGLNKIVYPNAIYAVRYGGNTVDADTQRSIFLFFITYMLLWVLGSLAMGALGYDLVTATSAVITCLSNVGPGLGPIIGPAGNFSTLGDPELYLLSLMMLLGRLEVLTVLVILTPVFWKH; translated from the coding sequence TTGAACGCAACCCTGATCCGGCATGCCGTGCACATTTCGGCGATCCTCGGCATATATCTTGCCTGCGCCATGTTGGTGCCGGCGATGGTCGATCTCTATTACGGCCATTCGGATTGGCAGATCTTTGCCGCTTCGGCGTTCATGGTCGGCGGCCTTTCGCTTGCGACCTTCATGGCGACGCGCATGGGCCCGCCGCCCTTCTCCAAGAAGTTCGGCTTTGTTCTCGTCAATATGCTGTGGGCCGTGTTCTCGGTTGTCGGCGCGATCCCGCTCTGGCTGTCATCGATGAAGCTCGATTTTGCCCAGGCACTGTTCGAATCCGTCTCGGCCATCACGACGACCGGTGCGACAGTGATCGTCGGTCTGGACGATGCGCCGCCCGGGCTCCTCCTCTGGCGGTCACTTTTGTGCTGGCTCGGCGGCATCGGCATCGTCGTGCTCGGCCTGTTCATCATCCCCTATCTCAGGGTCGGCGGCATGTCGTTCTTCAAGATGGAATCCTCCGACACCGGCGACAAACCCTTTGCCCGGCTCGCGAGCTTCAGCCGCGCTTTCCTCGCGATCTATGTCGTCATCACGCTTCTCTGCACGATCGGCTATTTCCTGACGGGCATGAACCGCTTCGATGCGATCAACCACGCGATGTCGACGGTGGCGACGGGTGGCTTTTCCACCCATGATGCATCCTTCGCCTATTTCGGCAGCATTCCGCTGCTCTGGACCGCCACCTTCTTCATGGCGCTTTGCAGCCTACCCTTCTCGATCCTGATCGTGCTCGTCGCCCGTGGCAGGCTGGATGCGCTGCGCGACCCGCAGATCATCGTGTTCCTCGGCTATCTCTCGGCCTTCTCGATTGCCGTTGCCGTCTATCATCGGCTCGCCAATGGCGTGGAATTCCATCTGGCGCTGGCACACTCCTTCTTCAACATCACCTCTATCCTCTCGACCAGCGGCTATGCCAGCCAGGACTACAGCCTCTGGGGGCCCTTCGTCGTCATCGCAGCCTTCATCGCCACCTTCATGGGCGGTTGCTCCGGCTCGACCGCCGGTGGCATCAAGGCCTATCGCTTCATCGTGCTCTTCAATGCGATCCGGTCGGGTCTGAACAAGATCGTCTATCCCAATGCGATCTATGCGGTGCGCTATGGCGGCAACACCGTCGACGCGGACACGCAACGCTCCATCTTCCTGTTCTTCATCACCTATATGCTGCTCTGGGTGCTCGGCAGTCTCGCCATGGGAGCGCTCGGCTACGATCTGGTCACCGCCACCTCGGCCGTCATTACCTGCCTTTCCAATGTCGGCCCGGGCCTTGGTCCGATCATCGGGCCGGCCGGCAACTTCTCGACGCTCGGCGATCCCGAACTCTATCTGCTGTCGCTGATGATGCTGCTCGGTCGTCTCGAAGTGCTGACCGTGCTGGTAATCCTGACGCCGGTCTTCTGGAAGCATTGA
- a CDS encoding bifunctional 2',3'-cyclic-nucleotide 2'-phosphodiesterase/3'-nucleotidase, translated as MTSPLNLTRRSLLAGAAASSALVMLHPFSVRAAANQAHLRIMETTDLHVHVFPYDYYGDKPNDTVGLARTASIIDAIRAEATNSILVDNGDFLQGNPMGDYIAYQRGMKDGDLHPVVAAMNVLGYDCGTLGNHEFNYGLDFMFKVLNGANFPLVCANLTKGALAANAREDELFLKPYVILDRKVKDGSGQEHQIRIGLIGFVPPQIMTWDAKHLEGKADARDIVKAAEAWVPQMREEGADIVVALSHSGIGQEAYAENLENASVPLAAIEGIDAIVTGHSHLDFPGPKFDGVGGVDNKKGLISGKPGVMGGFWGSHLGLIDLLIEREGGAWRVVSSTSEARPIYRRVEKKVVAEVADRQDVLAAAQKDHEATLAYVRTPVGKTSAPLYSYFALVADDPSVQIVSQAQTWYIKDMLKDTEHRDLPVLSAAAPFKAGGRGGADYYTDVPAGDIAIKNVADLYLYPNTVQAVVITGEQVRNWLEMSAGIFNEVKPGASDAPLINGGFPSYNFDVIDGVTYQIDLSVPPKFDKDGNTINAASNRIKNLQFNGQAIDPAQKFVVATNNYRAGGGGNFPDITADKVVFVAPDTNRDVVVRYIIDQGTINPSADANWTFAPLAGTSVTFDSGPKARQFLAQVKGVTIEDAGDAAEGFARFRIKL; from the coding sequence ATGACTTCCCCGCTTAACCTCACGCGCCGCTCGCTTCTTGCGGGGGCCGCAGCGTCCTCGGCACTCGTCATGTTGCATCCATTCTCGGTTCGCGCTGCCGCCAACCAGGCGCATCTCAGGATCATGGAAACGACGGACCTGCACGTCCACGTCTTCCCCTACGACTATTACGGCGACAAGCCGAACGACACGGTCGGCCTTGCGCGCACCGCCTCCATCATCGACGCCATCCGCGCCGAAGCGACCAACTCCATCCTCGTGGATAACGGCGACTTCCTGCAGGGTAACCCGATGGGCGACTACATCGCCTACCAGCGTGGCATGAAGGACGGCGATCTCCACCCGGTGGTCGCGGCCATGAACGTGCTCGGCTATGACTGTGGCACGCTCGGCAACCACGAATTCAACTATGGCCTGGACTTCATGTTCAAGGTGCTGAACGGGGCGAACTTCCCGCTCGTCTGCGCCAACCTGACGAAGGGAGCGCTTGCCGCCAATGCGCGGGAGGACGAGCTGTTCCTGAAGCCCTATGTCATCCTCGACCGCAAGGTGAAGGACGGTTCCGGCCAGGAGCATCAGATCCGCATCGGTCTCATCGGCTTCGTACCGCCGCAGATCATGACCTGGGACGCCAAGCACCTGGAGGGCAAGGCCGATGCCCGCGACATCGTCAAGGCGGCGGAAGCCTGGGTGCCGCAGATGCGCGAGGAAGGCGCCGACATCGTCGTGGCGCTCTCCCACTCCGGCATTGGCCAGGAAGCCTATGCGGAGAACCTCGAGAACGCATCCGTTCCGCTCGCCGCGATCGAAGGTATCGATGCGATCGTCACCGGTCACAGCCATCTCGATTTTCCTGGGCCGAAGTTCGACGGCGTTGGCGGCGTCGACAACAAGAAGGGCCTGATCTCCGGCAAGCCCGGCGTCATGGGCGGCTTCTGGGGTTCGCATCTCGGCCTGATCGACCTCTTGATCGAGCGTGAGGGTGGAGCTTGGCGCGTCGTCAGCTCGACAAGCGAAGCGCGGCCAATCTATCGCCGCGTTGAAAAGAAAGTCGTGGCTGAAGTCGCCGATCGACAAGACGTTCTGGCCGCCGCACAAAAGGACCACGAGGCGACGCTTGCCTATGTGCGCACGCCCGTCGGCAAGACCAGCGCGCCGCTCTATTCCTACTTCGCCCTGGTTGCCGACGACCCGTCGGTCCAGATCGTCAGCCAGGCGCAGACCTGGTACATCAAGGACATGCTGAAGGACACCGAGCACCGCGACCTGCCGGTGCTTTCAGCCGCGGCCCCCTTCAAGGCCGGCGGCCGCGGCGGCGCCGATTACTACACCGACGTTCCGGCCGGCGACATCGCGATCAAGAACGTCGCCGATCTCTACCTTTATCCGAACACGGTGCAGGCCGTGGTCATAACAGGCGAACAGGTGCGCAACTGGCTGGAAATGTCGGCCGGCATCTTCAACGAGGTCAAGCCGGGGGCTTCCGACGCGCCGCTGATCAACGGCGGCTTCCCGTCCTACAATTTCGACGTCATCGACGGGGTCACCTATCAGATCGACCTTTCCGTACCGCCGAAGTTCGACAAGGACGGCAACACGATCAACGCCGCATCGAACCGCATCAAGAACCTGCAGTTCAATGGACAAGCGATTGATCCGGCGCAGAAATTCGTCGTCGCCACCAACAACTACCGGGCCGGCGGCGGCGGCAACTTCCCCGACATCACCGCCGACAAGGTGGTGTTCGTGGCTCCCGACACCAACCGCGATGTGGTGGTGCGCTACATCATCGACCAGGGCACGATCAATCCGTCGGCCGACGCCAACTGGACCTTCGCTCCGCTCGCCGGGACGAGCGTGACATTCGACAGTGGACCGAAGGCACGGCAGTTCCTGGCACAGGTGAAGGGCGTGACGATCGAGGACGCTGGCGACGCCGCCGAGGGTTTTGCGCGCTTCCGCATCAAGCTCTGA
- a CDS encoding DUF1203 domain-containing protein: MSLRYIPMSDAEARRMREGGLDAYGNAPERQISDGDGVPCRHCLDYVEAGAPYLVFALRPFSSLQPYAETGPVFMHAEACPAHDGETLPPILSSRDSYLLRGYGPDERIVYGTGDVITREQLETRANELLARSDISAVHVRSTKYSCYQCRIVTA; this comes from the coding sequence ATGTCGCTGCGCTATATTCCGATGTCTGACGCGGAAGCCCGCCGGATGAGAGAGGGCGGGCTGGACGCGTATGGCAATGCGCCGGAGCGACAGATCTCCGATGGCGACGGCGTACCGTGCCGTCATTGCCTGGATTATGTCGAAGCCGGCGCGCCCTATTTGGTTTTCGCGCTTCGACCGTTTTCCTCATTGCAGCCTTATGCGGAAACCGGCCCGGTGTTCATGCACGCCGAGGCGTGCCCGGCGCATGATGGCGAAACCCTGCCGCCGATCCTGAGCTCGCGTGACAGCTATCTCCTGCGCGGCTACGGCCCCGACGAACGGATCGTCTATGGGACCGGTGACGTCATCACCAGGGAACAGCTTGAAACTCGAGCGAATGAACTGCTGGCACGATCCGACATTTCAGCCGTCCATGTGCGCTCGACCAAGTACAGCTGCTACCAGTGCCGGATCGTCACCGCCTGA